The Gemmatimonas aurantiaca T-27 DNA segment ATCACCGGAGGCTCGAACCACCTCGATTCCCGCGACCGAACCATCGCGACGAATCATGAACTTCACTTCCGTGATGAGTGCCGCTGACACGCGTCTGGGAGACCAGTTCAGCGTGATCTGTCGGACGATGTTGCTCAGGTACCCAGGAAACGGGAACGCGATCCCATCCGTGCGCACGTTGGCCACATCCGCCCCCTTGGTGCCTGTCGCACCGGCTCCGGCGCGCGGGGCACTGGTGCTCTTGGTGGCGGTGGGCGCGGCGGTCTTGGAACCAGCCTGCTTGGAACGCGTGGGAGACGGCGTGGCCTTGGGCGATGGCAGCACCTTCTTCGCCTTGCTCGGCGTGGGTACCACCTTCTCCTCCTTCACCCGTTCGGCACCGGCCACATCGGGCGCTTTGGCGGCCGGCGCTGCAGTCGGGGTCTCCACACCGGCCTGTCGTGGACCTGCCTGCCCGACCAGCTCCACCCGGTACACGGGAGGCCGCTGCGGTGCGGGTCTGGTACTCCACCAGGCTACCAGCGCCGCCATGGCCCCATGCACCACCACCGACGCCAACATCCCCCGCGTCAGCGACGTGGGTGCGTTCCCCGTCGCGCGCGCTGAAGTCACCGCGGATCCTCGGGTTCGGCCACCAGTCCGACGTCGGTGATGCCGTTCGCCCGCATGGCGGCCACAATCTGTACGACACGTCCGTAGGGCACCGCTTCATCTGCACGGAGATACACGCCACCACCGCCCTTCTTCTCGGACAGGGCCTTGATGCTGCCCGCGAACTCTTCGTAGCTCAGCCGCGTTTCGTCGACAAAAATCTGCCCGCGTTGATCGACCGTCACCACGAGCCCGTTTTTGGGCTCCAGGGGCCGTACATCGGCCGTGGGCAACGCGATGTCCACCCCGCCCTGCATGATGGGCGCCGTGATCATGAAGATCACCATGAGCAGCATCATCACGTCGATGAGCGAGACCACGTTGATCTCGCCGTTGACGCCCATCCGCTCACTCCGCCGGCCGCGTCGCATGGATCAGATCCGCCCTTCACGCACCATGAGCGCGATCAGCTCAGAGCCGAAACCTTCGAGCGAGTTGTCGAACCGATTGAGCCGCGAGGCAAACACGTTGTAGGCAAAGGCGGCCGGAATAGCGACCGCCAGCGCTGCCGCCGTCGCCAGCAGCGCCGTGGCGATACCAGGTGCGACCGCGCCGATATTGCCGGAGCCTTTCGTCGCGATGCCTTCGAACGCTTCGATGACACCCAGCACGGTGCCGAACAGGCCGATCAGCGGTGACACACTGCCCACCGTCGCCAGCCACGGAATGAAGCGGCCGAGTTCTTCGCGCTCCTTTCCACTCTCGGCATCAAGCACCAGGCGCAGTGCCTCGACCTGCGAGCCGGACAACCGCGCCGTACGGTCGGAGGTCGCCCCCAATGCCGGCTTGGTATCATGCAGAAATTGCACGGCGCGCGAAAACACGGCCGTGAATGCGCTCGACTTCACGCGCTGCGCCAGCAGCATCGCATCGTCGATACCACGCGCGCGTTCGAACTCGTGCACAAAACTGCGCCCATTCGCTTCGGCAGCGCTGAACGCCCGCCACTTCGCGAACATGATGCCCCATGAAGCCAGCGAGAGCACCGCCAGCAAGCCGAGCACGAACTTCGTGACCGGATCGCTGGTGATCACCAACGAGATGAGCGAGGACGAGCCCGGCGCTTCGCCACCCACGGTGGAAAGCTGCAACAACATCGGTTCCATCACACCCATCACGACGTGGCACTCCCACCACGTCGCGCCGCAAAAAAGGCGTACGTGTTTTCCAGCCCCTGGCGGACCGACACCGCAGGCTTCCAGCCCAGTACGGACTGTGCCTTCGCCGTATCGAGGGCAGAGCGCGCCAATTCACCGGGACGTGCCGGAGCGTACTCGATGGGCGCGGAGGCCTGCGAAACGGCTCGCAGCGTCTCAGCCAGGGTGTTCACCGATGTTTCCACACCGGTGCCGATGTTGAAGGCCCGCGCGTCGAGACGACCACGCGGAGGCAGCGCACCGGTGGCCGCCGCAAAGTTGGCCGCGGCCACGTCGCCGGCATACACGTAGTCACGCGTCTGCTCGCCGTCGCCGAATACCGTCAGAGGCCGCCCGTCGAGCAGCCGATTGCAGAAAATCGCGACCACACCCGCCTCACCATGAGGGTCCTGACGAGGGCCGTACACGTTGCCATAACGCAGCGCCACCGTGTCGAGCCCATGCACGCGACCGTAGTACGCGAGGTAGTACTCGACAGAGAGCTTGGCGATCCCATAGGGCGCTTCGGGATCCTTGGAGAACGTCTCTGCACTCGGCGGCGGATCGAAATCACCGTAGAGCGCGCCGCCGGTGGAGGAAAAGACCGTGCGGGTGGCATGGCCACTCGTGCGAATCGCTTCCATCAGGTTGAGCGTCCCGAGGATGTTGCGCGTGGCATCATAGGCGGGATCGAGCACCGAACGACGCACGTCGATCTGCGCCGCCAGATGGCACATCACATCGAATCGTCCGTCACGCACCAGCGTGGCCGCTTCGGGAGAGGTGATGTCGCCGCGCACAAACCGAGCGGCACTGGGGATGTTTTCTTCGCGGCCGCTCGAGAGATCGTCGAGGATCGTCACCGACCAACCTTCCGCCACAAAGCGGTCCGCCACATGGGAGCCGATAAAGCCGGCCCCACCCGTCACCAGCACCGTCTTGGACATGCCGTTCGCAGCCTCTGCAATTCAGGTTCTGAGGGAATCCACCAATGTACACACGCGCCGAGAGCCATGGGGCGCCCGGCGCGTGCGATATGTGATGCAGTGAGGCGCCGGCCCCCGTGGGCACCGGCGGGACTACCAGGGCATGCAGGACCCGGTCAGGGCACCTTGGCGAAACGCCGCGCGGTCATGCCCGTGGCGATCTGGTGCCCGTACTGCCGCAGGATGATGGCGGTGCTGGATTCACCCTCGACACGCACCAGGCGAACGGTCGCCGTCAGCGTCTCGGCCGGGCTTCCGGCCCCACGGTGATAGAGGGCGACCTCGTCACCGGCCTTGAGGCCCTTGGCACTGCCGGCATCGAGCAACAGGTAGCTCTGCAGGGTCGGCAACAACTCGTTCCGCTCGAGCCAGCGCACGCTGGTCACGACATCCGGTGTGTCGAGCTGTTGGGCGGCGCTGCGCGGGGCCGCTTCACCAAACGCGGGAAGCACACGCTGCCCACCTTCGATACGCCCGGACTGACGACGCACGACCGCCACAGCGGGCCGGCCGGCCTCCACCTCGGTCACTTCGAGCACGCCGGACGGGATGGCCACGACCGTCTTGCCATCCGCCGAGCGGGACTCTCCGAAAGCCACCAGGCGCTGACCGACCGAGAAGGGCGTGCTACCGGCCGCCCCAAGTTCCACTTCGTCCGTGCGAATCGCCCGCGTGGGATAGGCGTCGTGTCCCGTTGCTTCACTGGCACCACGCCGCCGTGCGATGGATCCGGAGGCGGCACGCTGCGCCTCCGAGAGCAGGAACGGCGCCGCATCGAACTCACCCTGACGCGGAACAGGCCGATTGGGCGGGATGATGGCCAGTGCGCGTCGTTCTGCTTCTGCGGCGTCCGGAATGTCCCGATGGAACACCGTCAGCGCTTCGCTCGTCTTGCGCGCCGCGACCTGTTCGCCCTGGGTCACGAGTCCCAGTCGGACCATGCCACGATCTTCACCCATGAGCGCACCGCGTGCGGGTGAAAGATTCAGGCGGCTGGTGTCCTGCGCCGCGGCTGCAGCCTGCGTGCTGGCGCTCACCGTGGCCGCTGCCCGAGTGCCTGCCACCGGGCGATTGTCGGCGGCTGGGGACTTGGCGGGTGGTGCGACCGGACGGGCCGCCCCGGCACTGGCCGCGACGGGTGCCGCATTGCCTTTGCCGGCCGTTTGCGCGGCCAGCGAGCCCGACGCGCTGGCGGCAGGCTTGGTCGCTGGTGGCGTGGGTAGTGTGCCTTCTCCCGCCTTGGCGAGAGCGACCTTGGGGACGCTGCTGTCGGCGGGTGCCGCGGCCACCTGGGCCGCCTTGCTGCCGCGAACGACCGTCTTGGACGGGACGGTGAGCTTCATGCCGACCCGCAATTCTGGCGCACCTTCAGTGCCCAGCTTGTTGGTTCGGGCAAGATCTCGCCACTGGTGGCCGTCGCCATAGTACCGTGCGGCGAGACTCCACAGCGTTTCACCCGCCTTCACCACATGGGTGGTGGTCTGCGCCGATACAGACGCCGAGGCTGACGCGGCGCCCTGCGCGTGCACCACCGTGGGCCGCCACACGACCAGCAGGGCCAAGGTGCCCACAATGGCAATCGCGACCTTGAACAACAGCCCCGACGCGTCTGTGCGGGTCAGGGTGGACGTCGAGGGCGCCTTCTTGGCAGCGCGCATCAGTGAATGTCCCAAGGTGAAAAGAAGTCGTCACGCCGGCTATCACACCGGAGACGCACGCCATCCATCCCCGTAACGCGCGCACCGTCACTCCGGTGGCGTCCACCATTTCAATTCCTGCATCCTCCCGAAGAAAGGCGTGGAGCCACCACCCAGTGGCACCCGTGAAGGCGCCGGCGATGGCCCCAGCCAACGGCAATCGCGATCAGAACGGCAGATCGTCGTCTTCGTCCTGCAACGCGCCCGGGAAGTCCGAGAAGTCGTCATTGGCCGCCGCGCCAGCGGCCGCCGCCTTGGGCCGAGCCGCAGCCGGCGCCGACCGGCGCGGCGCGGCCTCGTAGTCCTCACCCGCGGCGGCCCCACCCCCGGCCCGCCCGCCAAGCAGCATCAGCTCACGCACCCGGATCTCGGTGGTGTAGCGCGTCTGGCCGTCCTTGTCCTGCCACTGCCGGTATTCGATCTCGCCTTCCACGTAGATCTTCTCACCCTTGCGGACGTATTTCTCCACCACATCGGCAAGCCCCGATCCACGGGAGTTGTTCCAGACCACACACCGATGCCATTCGGTCTTTTCCTGCTTGGTGCCGCTCTGATCCGTCCAGTTGCGGCCGGTGGCCAGCGAGAACTGGGCGACGCGGCCGCCGGTGCCGACCGTGCGCACTTCGGGATCGCCCCCGACGTTGCCGATCAGAATGACCTTGTTCAGGCTGCGACTCACGATGCCTCCTCGCGCGCGACGCGCGATGCGATTGGAAAACGGGCTCAGCGACGACAATTGGCAAGCCCAGTGCGAGACCGGGACTTCCCTCGGCCTCGATGAGCGCAAGGTAGAAGTGTGTTGAAGAGGGTACATAACCCGTCCGACGCGGCCATGCTCCTTCCTACGCACCACGCTACCCCATCAAGCTCTCGGTATCCAGTGACGTGCGTGGGCGGTCGCGGCGCAGGACCAGCGCGTCCTCGTCGGGATGCTGGTAGTACCCGCGACGACGGCCAACCATCCGGAATCCGCGGGCGGCATACAGACGCCGAGCCGGCGTGTTGGACTCCCGAACCTCGAGGAACACGGCCGACGCCAGTGTCTCATCGGCCGACGCCAGTGCCTCATCCAGCAGCACGCCGGCCACACCTTTCCCACGTACCGACGGGTCCACGCAGATATTCGCCACCTCACGCTCGTCGAGCGCGATCAGCAACGCGCAGTAGCCTACCACGCTCCCCTGCGCATCCACCGCGACCCGCAGTCGCGCATGGGCCCGCCGCAGAAGCACGGTGAAGGCATTGGGTGGCCAGGGATCGCTGAACGAGCGCGCCTCGATGCCGGACACCACGTCCACGTCGTCTGGCGACATGGCCCGTATGTAGACGGCGATGGGAACACCCGTGCGAGCCTCGTCCCCGGTCGGATCCGGCGAGTCGGTCACACCATCATCCGGCGTTGAGCGGCAATGACAACAACGGCGGCAGCGCTCGCCCATGCGACGCTTCCCACTTCACCTGCGCCTCCGCCAATCGCCCATACTGGGGCTCCCACGACGCCAAGTCCACCGGCCGATCACGCCAGGGCCCATCAACCTGCGGTAACAGCGCAGCCCGTGGGACCACCGTCGCCACACCCGGGAGCTCTTCAGGCGAAGTCACCACCGCCACACGCTGCGACGCCTGCGTTTGTGCGAGCAATTCGCCGATGGGAATGCGGGCGGCAGGTCCCGCCGCTGCTACCCGCCCCGTCGGCCACCGATGCACGGGCAAGACGTACCGCTCCCCACGCAAGGCGTCGGCGTGCAGCACCAGATCGCCGGAGATCGACGGCGGCAGCGCCGCGGCGGCCAGCAACATGCTCGGAACACCATACAACGGCAGACCGGATCCATAGCCCAGCCCTTTCACCAGCGAGGCCGCGATCCGGAGCGACGTGAAGCTGCCAGGACCATCTCCGCACACCAGGGCGCTCAAAGCCGAGGGTTGGATTCCCCCCTCGCGCAGGACGTCCTGCACGGCCGGAAACAACCCATCACTCTGCCCTGCCCCCATCGCCACTTCACGTTCCGCCAGCACACGGTCCCCCTCCACCAGCGCCACGCTGCCGGCTGTCGTGGAGGCTTCCAGAATGAGCATGACACCACCCAGCGCCGACCCGGCGGGAACGGCGGCGGAACCGGCGGAAGAATCCAATGCGGAGGACATGCCGCAGTTTATCACCGGGTTCGCGCTCCGCGCGCGGCCCCCCGGGGGATGCCCGCGCTCAGGCGGCGCGAACCGTCCTCGCGGCTGGCGGCGGCGCGCCGTGGTGTTGCAGGGCTTCGAAGCCGTTCTCGGTCACTTCAGCCAACTCGGCCAGCACGCCACCTTCGGCCAGGGCAATGGCCGCATCCAGCACGTGTGGATCGAAGGCGGTCCCACGGTCACGGGACATGATGCCGACCACTGCTGGCACGGTGAGCCCTTCCCGATACGGACGATTGGCCGTCAGCGCTTCGTACACGTCGGAGACGGCCAGCACGCGCGCCATGGTCCCCACCTGCTCGCCGGAGAGGCGCCATGGATATCCACGACCGTCCAACCGCTCGTGATGCTGCGCGGCGGCATCGGCAAAATGTTCGAACGCCTGTACGTGGCGAAGAATTTCGAGGGTCCAGGTGGGGTGCTTGCGCACTTCCACGAATTCTTCGTCGGTCAGTTTCGCCGGTTTGTCGAGAATGCGATTGGACACACCGAGCTTGCCGATGTCGTGCAACAATCCCGCACGCAATACATCGCGACTGGTCTGTGCATCAGCGCCCAGCGCGCCCATGATACGGACCGCATACCGCGCCACATTGGTTGAATGCCGTGCGGTGTACGGCGTCTTGGCATCGATGACCGCCGCAAAGGCGAAGGCGATGCGATCGAGACGTTCTGGCGTGGCCACCATCGGGGTGAGACCAGGTTCGAGCGCGATCACCTGTTGCTCCAGATGCACGATGTCGGTCAGACGATCCCACCAGACCTGGTCGGACTTCCACGACAGCAGGCGATCGACGAGTGCGGGATCGAACCAGGTTCCTCGACGTGCCCGTGCCATCTCGGTGGCGCCACGCACACCGTGCTCGATCCAATACGCCTCGAAGGTCTGCGCGAGCAGCAGGATGCGGGAGAGCAGCGGAATGTCGTTCCCGGCCAGTCCCACCGGATGCCCCAATCCGCACCAGTGTTCGTCGACATGCAGGATCGCCTCACCCGTAGCGGTGGGGAACCCGAGCACATGCGCGATCTGTGCCCCGCGTTCGCACCGCGTCTGGATGATCTCCCGCGTCAGCGACGGTGTGCGCGCGACCTGCAGGAAATGTTTGATGCGCGAGAGCGGATCGAGACCGATACCGCAACTCTTGGCAGTACGCATGGCCAGACGCCAGCGATCATGCCAATCGACGAGTCGCATGCTGCGCTTGAGTGCCTGATCGTCACTGCCGAACAGTGCCGACATGCGTGCCGCATTGCTGGAGCAACCGGAGTCTTTCAGCAGCGAGGCGTAGTACAGGGCCGCACGCGATTCCGCATCGAGGCCGAGATCTTCGCTCAAGCGCAAGGCAATGAGCGTGGTGCGCAGGGTGTGACCGGGTCGCTGACCTTCGGTGAGGTCGAGGGCGTACGTGAGTGCCGAAATCACTTCGGCCAGACGCACGGTGGCGCCCTCACGACCAGGTGACGGGAACAGCGGCTGCACCACGGCGTCCGACATCGACCTGGCTATTCAGGGAAGCCCACACGGCTCCACGACGTGTGGGGCGCTCCCCCTAGGACGACGAGCACGGCCAACCGTTACCCAGCCTACCGCACGCCACCCCTCGGCGCATGCACCTTGAGGAGGCGTCGACCAGGGTGATCGGGGTCGTGTGCCAACGAGATGCCGATGGTGTCGGAGGGCAGCATCTTCGCTGCGCGATCGGGCCACTCCACCAGCAGGACCGGCGACTGATCGACCAGCTCATCCCATCCCAGTGCCTCGAGATCGGACGGCCCTTTCAGGCGATACAAATCGACGTGCACAATGGGCCCACGTGGTGCCGCATACTGTTGTACCAGGGAGAAGGTCGGACTGGTGACGGCATCGAGCGCCAATACGCCAAGCCCGGCGCACAGGGCACGGGCGAGCGTGGTCTTGCCGGTTCCCAGATCGCCCTCGAGCGTGATCACCGTTGGACGTGGCAACACGGCGCCGAGGGCCTTGCCCCAGGCGTCGAGCGAATCACGATCGGGATTGCGCGGTGCCCCACGCCCGAGGAGATGGGCCAGCGTTTCAGCGACCACGACGTCCTCCCCCAGCGCGTCGCTGGGGCGCACTGCCGGGCGGCCGCTTGGGAGCCTGTGCGTTGCCACGTGCTTCGGACGGGGCCTGGCCCAGTGCAGTACGCACTTCGAACAGTTGGTCACGCAGACGGGCCGCCGCCTCGAAGTCCAGCGCCACCGCCGCTTCCCGCATGGCGATCTCGAGTTCGCCGACCAGTGTCTCCAACTCTTCACGGCTGCGTGGTGCCGATTCGCTCGCCAGACGACGAGGCGCCGGTGCTTCGCCCTCACGCTCCACACGGGCATCCGCCACACGCGTGATGAAACGGACTTCATCAACGCTCTTGGTGACACCACGAGGCACGATGCCATGCGCCTCGTTGTGCTCCCGCTGAATCGTGCGCCGCCGCGTGGTTTCGTCGATGGCGCGTTGCATCGAACCGGTGATCCGATCTCCGTACAGAATGGCCATGCCATGCAGATTGCGCGCGGCACGCCCAATGGTCTGAATGAGTGAACGATCACTGCGCAAAAACCCTTCCTGGTCGGCGTCGAGAATCGCCACCAGCGACACCTCGGGCATGTCGAGCCCTTCGCGCAGCAGGTTGATACCCACCAACACATCGAATTCCCCGAGCCGCAGGCCGCGCACGATTTCCATGCGCTCGATGGCGTCGATATCGGAGTGCATGTAGCGCACCCGCACTCCCATCTGCTGCAGGTAGTCGGTGAGATCTTCCGACATGCGCTTGGTGAGCGTGGTGACCAGCACCCGCTCGCCGCGTCGCTCCCGTGCCCGGATCTCGTGCAACAGATCGTCCACCTGCCCCTTCACCGGGCGCACTTCGAGCACCGGATCGAGCAGCCCCGTGGGTCGAATCACCTGCTCCACCACCACGCCTTCGGACAACTGCAATTCCAGTTCGCCCGGAGTGGCCGATACGTTCACGAGGCGCGGCACCAACGACATGAATTCGTCGAACACCAACGGTCGGTTGTCCAACGCGCTGGGCAACCGAAATCCATAGTCCACCAGCGTGAGCTTTCGTGCCCGATCGCCGTTGTACATGGCGCGGATCTGCGGCAACGTGACGTGGGACTCGTCGACCACCACGAGATAGTCATCGGGGAAATAGTCGAGCAGACAGGCCGGGCGTTCACCCGCTTCGCGTCCACTGATATGTCGCGAATAGTTCTCGATGCCGGCACAGGTGCCGATTTCCATCAGCATCTCGAGATCGAATTGCGTGCGCTGCTCGAGACGCTGCGCCTCCAGCAACTTGCCGGCCATGCGCAGTTCGGCCAGCCGTGTCGCCAGCTCGTCGCGAATGGCCATCGACGCGCGCTCGATGGTGGGACGGTTCGTGATGAAGTGTTTGGCCGGGTAGATGGCCATGCGCTCCAGGGCCGCAATCGTCTCACCGGTGACCGGATCGATTTTCGAGATGCGCTCGATCTCATCGCCCCACAACTCGATACGCACTGCCTGCTCCTCGTAGGCCGGCAGGATCTCCACCGTGTCTCCACGCACCCGAAACGTGCCCCGCTCGAAAGCCACGTCGTTGCGCAGATACTGAATGCCGACCAGGGCCCGCAGGATGTCGTCCCGGGCGATCTGCTGTCCGCGCGACAGCGCCACCATGCGCTCGCGGTACTGCACCGGATCACCGAGACCGTAGATGGCCGACACCGTGGAAACGATCACGACATCGTCGCGCTCCATCAATGACGAGGTCGCGCGCAGTCGCAGCCGGTCGATGTCCTCGTTGATGCTGGCGTCCTTCTCGATGTACGTATCGCTCGAGGGGACATACGCCTCGGGCTGATAGTAGTCGTAGTACGAGATGAAGTACTCAACGGCGTTGTTCGGGAAAAACGACTTGAGTTCCCCGTACAACTGCGCGGCCAGCGTCTTGTTGTGCGACAGGACGAGCGTGGGACGCCCCCAGTCGGCGATGACAT contains these protein-coding regions:
- a CDS encoding energy transducer TonB; translated protein: MTSARATGNAPTSLTRGMLASVVVHGAMAALVAWWSTRPAPQRPPVYRVELVGQAGPRQAGVETPTAAPAAKAPDVAGAERVKEEKVVPTPSKAKKVLPSPKATPSPTRSKQAGSKTAAPTATKSTSAPRAGAGATGTKGADVANVRTDGIAFPFPGYLSNIVRQITLNWSPRRVSAALITEVKFMIRRDGSVAGIEVVRASGDRLYDLDGMGAVEAVGSTRSFGPLPSGWSDDVLVVYFTFDYALRPN
- a CDS encoding ExbD/TolR family protein, with the protein product MRRGRRSERMGVNGEINVVSLIDVMMLLMVIFMITAPIMQGGVDIALPTADVRPLEPKNGLVVTVDQRGQIFVDETRLSYEEFAGSIKALSEKKGGGGVYLRADEAVPYGRVVQIVAAMRANGITDVGLVAEPEDPR
- a CDS encoding MotA/TolQ/ExbB proton channel family protein — translated: MGVMEPMLLQLSTVGGEAPGSSSLISLVITSDPVTKFVLGLLAVLSLASWGIMFAKWRAFSAAEANGRSFVHEFERARGIDDAMLLAQRVKSSAFTAVFSRAVQFLHDTKPALGATSDRTARLSGSQVEALRLVLDAESGKEREELGRFIPWLATVGSVSPLIGLFGTVLGVIEAFEGIATKGSGNIGAVAPGIATALLATAAALAVAIPAAFAYNVFASRLNRFDNSLEGFGSELIALMVREGRI
- a CDS encoding NAD-dependent epimerase/dehydratase family protein, with the protein product MSKTVLVTGGAGFIGSHVADRFVAEGWSVTILDDLSSGREENIPSAARFVRGDITSPEAATLVRDGRFDVMCHLAAQIDVRRSVLDPAYDATRNILGTLNLMEAIRTSGHATRTVFSSTGGALYGDFDPPPSAETFSKDPEAPYGIAKLSVEYYLAYYGRVHGLDTVALRYGNVYGPRQDPHGEAGVVAIFCNRLLDGRPLTVFGDGEQTRDYVYAGDVAAANFAAATGALPPRGRLDARAFNIGTGVETSVNTLAETLRAVSQASAPIEYAPARPGELARSALDTAKAQSVLGWKPAVSVRQGLENTYAFFAARRGGSATS
- a CDS encoding LysM peptidoglycan-binding domain-containing protein — translated: MRAAKKAPSTSTLTRTDASGLLFKVAIAIVGTLALLVVWRPTVVHAQGAASASASVSAQTTTHVVKAGETLWSLAARYYGDGHQWRDLARTNKLGTEGAPELRVGMKLTVPSKTVVRGSKAAQVAAAPADSSVPKVALAKAGEGTLPTPPATKPAASASGSLAAQTAGKGNAAPVAASAGAARPVAPPAKSPAADNRPVAGTRAAATVSASTQAAAAAQDTSRLNLSPARGALMGEDRGMVRLGLVTQGEQVAARKTSEALTVFHRDIPDAAEAERRALAIIPPNRPVPRQGEFDAAPFLLSEAQRAASGSIARRRGASEATGHDAYPTRAIRTDEVELGAAGSTPFSVGQRLVAFGESRSADGKTVVAIPSGVLEVTEVEAGRPAVAVVRRQSGRIEGGQRVLPAFGEAAPRSAAQQLDTPDVVTSVRWLERNELLPTLQSYLLLDAGSAKGLKAGDEVALYHRGAGSPAETLTATVRLVRVEGESSTAIILRQYGHQIATGMTARRFAKVP
- a CDS encoding single-stranded DNA-binding protein, giving the protein MSRSLNKVILIGNVGGDPEVRTVGTGGRVAQFSLATGRNWTDQSGTKQEKTEWHRCVVWNNSRGSGLADVVEKYVRKGEKIYVEGEIEYRQWQDKDGQTRYTTEIRVRELMLLGGRAGGGAAAGEDYEAAPRRSAPAAARPKAAAAGAAANDDFSDFPGALQDEDDDLPF
- the rimI gene encoding ribosomal protein S18-alanine N-acetyltransferase, which gives rise to MSPDDVDVVSGIEARSFSDPWPPNAFTVLLRRAHARLRVAVDAQGSVVGYCALLIALDEREVANICVDPSVRGKGVAGVLLDEALASADETLASAVFLEVRESNTPARRLYAARGFRMVGRRRGYYQHPDEDALVLRRDRPRTSLDTESLMG
- the tsaB gene encoding tRNA (adenosine(37)-N6)-threonylcarbamoyltransferase complex dimerization subunit type 1 TsaB — its product is MSSALDSSAGSAAVPAGSALGGVMLILEASTTAGSVALVEGDRVLAEREVAMGAGQSDGLFPAVQDVLREGGIQPSALSALVCGDGPGSFTSLRIAASLVKGLGYGSGLPLYGVPSMLLAAAALPPSISGDLVLHADALRGERYVLPVHRWPTGRVAAAGPAARIPIGELLAQTQASQRVAVVTSPEELPGVATVVPRAALLPQVDGPWRDRPVDLASWEPQYGRLAEAQVKWEASHGRALPPLLSLPLNAG
- a CDS encoding HD-GYP domain-containing protein, giving the protein MSDAVVQPLFPSPGREGATVRLAEVISALTYALDLTEGQRPGHTLRTTLIALRLSEDLGLDAESRAALYYASLLKDSGCSSNAARMSALFGSDDQALKRSMRLVDWHDRWRLAMRTAKSCGIGLDPLSRIKHFLQVARTPSLTREIIQTRCERGAQIAHVLGFPTATGEAILHVDEHWCGLGHPVGLAGNDIPLLSRILLLAQTFEAYWIEHGVRGATEMARARRGTWFDPALVDRLLSWKSDQVWWDRLTDIVHLEQQVIALEPGLTPMVATPERLDRIAFAFAAVIDAKTPYTARHSTNVARYAVRIMGALGADAQTSRDVLRAGLLHDIGKLGVSNRILDKPAKLTDEEFVEVRKHPTWTLEILRHVQAFEHFADAAAQHHERLDGRGYPWRLSGEQVGTMARVLAVSDVYEALTANRPYREGLTVPAVVGIMSRDRGTAFDPHVLDAAIALAEGGVLAELAEVTENGFEALQHHGAPPPAARTVRAA
- the tsaE gene encoding tRNA (adenosine(37)-N6)-threonylcarbamoyltransferase complex ATPase subunit type 1 TsaE yields the protein MVAETLAHLLGRGAPRNPDRDSLDAWGKALGAVLPRPTVITLEGDLGTGKTTLARALCAGLGVLALDAVTSPTFSLVQQYAAPRGPIVHVDLYRLKGPSDLEALGWDELVDQSPVLLVEWPDRAAKMLPSDTIGISLAHDPDHPGRRLLKVHAPRGGVR
- the uvrB gene encoding excinuclease ABC subunit UvrB; its protein translation is MTAPFRLHAPFAPAGDQPRAITELSSGLHRGDRIQTLLGVTGSGKTMTMANVIADWGRPTLVLSHNKTLAAQLYGELKSFFPNNAVEYFISYYDYYQPEAYVPSSDTYIEKDASINEDIDRLRLRATSSLMERDDVVIVSTVSAIYGLGDPVQYRERMVALSRGQQIARDDILRALVGIQYLRNDVAFERGTFRVRGDTVEILPAYEEQAVRIELWGDEIERISKIDPVTGETIAALERMAIYPAKHFITNRPTIERASMAIRDELATRLAELRMAGKLLEAQRLEQRTQFDLEMLMEIGTCAGIENYSRHISGREAGERPACLLDYFPDDYLVVVDESHVTLPQIRAMYNGDRARKLTLVDYGFRLPSALDNRPLVFDEFMSLVPRLVNVSATPGELELQLSEGVVVEQVIRPTGLLDPVLEVRPVKGQVDDLLHEIRARERRGERVLVTTLTKRMSEDLTDYLQQMGVRVRYMHSDIDAIERMEIVRGLRLGEFDVLVGINLLREGLDMPEVSLVAILDADQEGFLRSDRSLIQTIGRAARNLHGMAILYGDRITGSMQRAIDETTRRRTIQREHNEAHGIVPRGVTKSVDEVRFITRVADARVEREGEAPAPRRLASESAPRSREELETLVGELEIAMREAAVALDFEAAARLRDQLFEVRTALGQAPSEARGNAQAPKRPPGSAPQRRAGGGRRGR